One Glycine max cultivar Williams 82 chromosome 8, Glycine_max_v4.0, whole genome shotgun sequence genomic window, TGTTCAAGagataagtaaataattatgcTTTATTTATGCATTCAAACAATCCAATTCGATTCAACATCTGATTATTGTTTTGTACTATGCAGTTTGCATCATATTATGGTTGGCCAGTATCTACTACACATTGTATAGTGGGAGCAATGGTGGGGTTTGGCCTAGCTTATGGAGGTGCCGGAGCTGTTTTCTGGGGTTCACTGGCCAGGGTGATCTCTTCGTGGGTTGTCTCACCACTAATGGGAGCTGCTGTGTCTTTTCTTGTCTATAAATGCATTCGAAGGGTATAAGCTCTTTAATCCAACATGCTGTCTTCTGggttctaacattttttttatttggttacaAATGCAATCTAGGAAAAGTAATCAAAACACTAAAGAAAGCCATTTTCAGTCCAAAATCATTCATCTGGAATTAAATCACCAGTTTCACTTTTGAGTCTCAATTCCTGCCCCACCAATAAGAAGCTGGCATGTCATTaagtattttttcttaaattctcAAACTACTCCTGTCACGATAAACAAAACAGTAACTGACGGGTTAGAGATTTACAAGGGCCAGTTTGAGAATTGAAGCAAAAATACTTAATGATGTGTCAGCTTCTCATTGATGGGGCAGGAATTGAGACTCAAAAGTTTGACCGGTGATTTAAATCCCATCCAAAATGATGTGATACCTGAGTTTAATGATATGAGTTGTCAAACTCATGAAAGGATATGAGAATACATCATCGGAGCAATGTAAAACTTGTCTATATGAGgagtacataaaaattaaactagcaTGATTTGtgctcaaaatttattattaacaaacACTGGACactttttcaaacatttttagCTTGAAGGCTATGTGGAAATttccattttcaaaatttcaaattgtcAACAGGATAATATGTTAATTTCCTGCTCATGTCTTTTCCCCCTTCCAGTTTGTATACAGTGCACCTAACCCCGGTCTAGCAGCAGCTGCAGCGGCACCAATTGCTGTATTTCTGGGTGTAACGGGGATTTCATTTGTTGCATTTCCTCTTAGCAAGAGTTTCCCTTTTGCTCTGGTCCAAGCTTTAGCCTCTGGAACTGTTGGTGCTTTTCTGGTAGACAGAATCATCAGAAAACAGCTTGGACATCTTCTTGTCAAGTCAAGTACTCCAGAGCCTGAGCCAAAAGAAGACACTGTCCACCACCACAATATCGGATTCCTCGACGATGTTGCAGGCCCGAAGGGTGCTCAACTGGAAATAGTTTATGGAGTCTTTGGTTACATGCAGGTCCTCTCAGCATGTTTCATGTCATTTGCTCATGGTGGAAACGATGTCTCCAACGCTATAGGTCCATTGGCGGGTGCACTAGCTATTCTTCAAGGCAGTACCATGGGAACTGAGATTATTATTCCAACTGATGTCCTTGCTTGGGGAGGATTTGGAATCGTTGCAGGGCTTATGATGTGGGGTTATAGAGTGATAGCTACAATAGGAAAGAAGATAACAGAACTTACACCAACAAGAGGATTTGCAGCTGAGTTTGCTGCTGCCTCTGTTGTTCTGTTTGCCTCAAAGCTGGGGCTACCCATCTCAGCAACCCATACTCTAGTAGGTGCAGTAATGGGAGTTGGATTTGCAAGGGGATTTAACAGTGTTAGATCAGAAACTGTGAAGGAGATTGTGGCTTCATGGGTAGTCACTATTCCAGTTGGTGCTTCTCTATCAGTTCTCTACACTTGGATCTTGACTAAGattttgtcttatattttatGAGGGTGCATTCCTAGATATGAAAAGCTTATGTATGTGATTAATTCAAGTTACTAGCAACATCTTTCAAAGGATTGTTTTGAGGAACAAATTGGACAAGAGGGGTGGGGCAGCACAGGTATCTTAACTCAGTTGGCAAGGGATGAATCTTTTATGTTCGGATGTCAAGCCTGTGATTGCTCATGTTCATTTATTCTCGGATGGAAACTTAATAAGCGAGGAAATGAGTGGAGAATTTTTCGGCTGCAGCATTTTTAGACATTTTACTATCTAGCCAAGTTAGAAAAAACAACTTAGCAATCCTTGTTATGTTTAAAAGGTTACAGATTCAGCGATATTATTGGTAAAAACCCAACGTTTGTACTTATTAACAGATTCATTTAACCTTTTTGCCCCAAATTAATATC contains:
- the LOC100787472 gene encoding inorganic phosphate transporter 2-1, chloroplastic → MNPSCRFSSTKHTSFLHNSHTHLSKTTSPYVFLGHSHSQKPFLLSPPITTKPYPFNNILRFRNIKLSYPFATLSSFAEGEQQENQEGTETPPSNDELGGIAKAFNISSRTASAISICMALAVLTFPLFMTSLGQGMVLKTKVLSYATLLFGFYMAWNIGANDVANAMGTSVGSGALTLRQAVLTAAVLEFSGALMMGTHVTSTMQKGILVANVFNGKDSLLFAGLLSSLAAAGTWLQFASYYGWPVSTTHCIVGAMVGFGLAYGGAGAVFWGSLARVISSWVVSPLMGAAVSFLVYKCIRRFVYSAPNPGLAAAAAAPIAVFLGVTGISFVAFPLSKSFPFALVQALASGTVGAFLVDRIIRKQLGHLLVKSSTPEPEPKEDTVHHHNIGFLDDVAGPKGAQLEIVYGVFGYMQVLSACFMSFAHGGNDVSNAIGPLAGALAILQGSTMGTEIIIPTDVLAWGGFGIVAGLMMWGYRVIATIGKKITELTPTRGFAAEFAAASVVLFASKLGLPISATHTLVGAVMGVGFARGFNSVRSETVKEIVASWVVTIPVGASLSVLYTWILTKILSYIL